The following are encoded together in the Planctobacterium marinum genome:
- a CDS encoding response regulator — protein MDKYKSLSVLIVDDVANMRSFLTSSLRSIEVQNVRDASSAKAGMLMYEEKRPDILFLDLDMPGISGMTALRSLKQKDPSAFVVIVSGESQVDNVKEALKLGAKGFVVKPYSMQKIMAMLDKALDAKQKRMKR, from the coding sequence ATGGATAAATACAAGTCACTATCTGTATTAATTGTGGATGATGTTGCCAACATGCGCAGCTTTCTCACTAGCTCCTTGCGTTCCATTGAGGTGCAAAACGTACGCGATGCATCGAGTGCTAAGGCAGGCATGCTGATGTATGAAGAAAAGCGTCCGGATATCTTATTTTTGGATTTGGATATGCCGGGAATCAGTGGCATGACGGCATTGCGTTCGCTGAAACAAAAAGATCCTTCGGCCTTTGTGGTAATTGTTAGTGGTGAGAGTCAGGTAGATAACGTTAAAGAGGCACTTAAGTTAGGTGCAAAAGGCTTTGTTGTTAAGCCTTATTCCATGCAAAAAATCATGGCAATGTTAGATAAGGCACTGGACGCAAAACAGAAAAGAATGAAACGATAA
- a CDS encoding lytic murein transglycosylase, whose protein sequence is MKYPHFFLASLFFAAPITTYASPDLTKHYPEVTETVFAKCKADFAQKALATGVTKQTVDSALAAAQLQPNVIKYDRNQPEFVRTFPDYLSKRVNDWRINKGREMLKQHNTLLQKLATQYGIPAHYLVAFWGLETNFGQYKGKMPIIGSLATLACDERRAEFFTKELLKALQLIDKESIDHQQMVGSWAGAMGHTQFMPSAYLQYALDGDNDGKADLWNSVPDALTSAANFLDNLGWQPGFRWGREVQLPAEFDYTLIGRSTKKTLTQWQEMGIVKADGSALGSADIMASLLLPAGHEGPAFIVYDNFAVIMRWNFSEFYAIAVGHLADRLIGAGNLVQPLPELPVYSIKDMQVLQTNLNNLGFDVGEPDGILGPATRSGIQSFQHAHNLVADGFPSPGVIEKVQQMAGAQVLN, encoded by the coding sequence ATGAAGTACCCTCACTTTTTCCTGGCATCATTATTTTTCGCCGCCCCAATTACAACATATGCCTCCCCGGACTTAACCAAGCACTACCCAGAAGTCACTGAAACAGTATTCGCTAAATGCAAAGCTGATTTTGCTCAAAAAGCGCTGGCAACCGGAGTGACTAAGCAAACGGTGGATAGCGCTCTCGCTGCAGCGCAATTACAGCCCAATGTAATTAAATACGACCGCAATCAACCGGAATTTGTACGTACCTTCCCGGACTACCTGAGCAAGCGCGTAAACGACTGGCGTATCAACAAAGGTCGAGAGATGCTCAAACAACACAATACGCTGTTACAAAAACTAGCAACCCAATACGGTATTCCCGCCCATTACCTGGTGGCGTTTTGGGGACTGGAAACCAACTTTGGCCAGTACAAGGGAAAAATGCCCATAATCGGCTCACTGGCCACATTGGCCTGCGATGAAAGACGCGCCGAGTTTTTCACTAAAGAGTTGCTTAAGGCCCTACAACTGATAGACAAAGAAAGTATCGATCATCAACAAATGGTGGGTTCCTGGGCTGGCGCAATGGGTCATACTCAGTTTATGCCCAGTGCCTATCTGCAGTATGCGTTAGATGGTGACAACGATGGTAAAGCCGATTTGTGGAATAGCGTGCCCGACGCCCTGACATCGGCGGCTAACTTTCTCGATAACCTGGGTTGGCAACCGGGCTTTCGTTGGGGACGTGAGGTTCAGCTACCAGCAGAATTTGACTACACCTTAATCGGTCGTAGCACCAAAAAAACCCTGACTCAGTGGCAAGAGATGGGCATAGTAAAAGCGGATGGCAGTGCCTTAGGCAGTGCCGACATCATGGCCTCGTTGCTGTTACCCGCCGGCCATGAGGGACCTGCGTTCATTGTTTACGATAACTTTGCAGTCATCATGCGCTGGAACTTTTCAGAGTTTTACGCCATTGCGGTAGGCCACCTGGCGGATCGCCTGATCGGCGCCGGGAACCTTGTTCAGCCTCTACCAGAGCTACCCGTATATTCCATCAAAGATATGCAGGTTTTACAAACAAACCTCAATAATCTGGGATTTGATGTTGGAGAGCCTGATGGCATCTTAGGCCCAGCCACCCGAAGCGGCATTCAGAGCTTCCAACATGCTCACAATTTAGTAGCAGATGGTTTCCCTTCGCCGGGTGTTATTGAAAAAGTTCAGCAAATGGCTGGCGCACAGGTTCTGAACTAG
- a CDS encoding sugar ABC transporter substrate-binding protein — MYKLFCWVLLCCCQASPAAQQNIELAFGQTGYDFTPLIEQFQAETGIKITTAPQENYDLKAELIKRSGKKRLPDAFIAPADYTTIQSINLIPLDDDWLVPEISAESLQTVSQNGNIVAVPIISGNHLVMYYNRSALEAPAKTMSELLQQRQTLPDNMRLISWSFNGMYFLIPFLSSFDALPIQGERLRMGTPMMAKAIEYYWRLPERGLAQPTCSHDCYPQQFKEGKFAYVIDGVWNFQQYQQALRDDLGIALLPAINGQPMRPYFSAHVLAIIAKQYSKAQLQALQQFARFLQSVDAQKFMWDSARAIPSNNEALKGIVASSDDNTRMLIRQLQNANPIPNSPHMSVVWEAMSKGFNRYGAQLMSAEESAQLMQHLAERTIAHQR; from the coding sequence GTGTACAAACTTTTCTGCTGGGTACTACTTTGCTGCTGCCAGGCGAGCCCGGCAGCACAACAGAACATCGAATTGGCGTTTGGCCAGACAGGCTATGATTTCACGCCATTAATCGAACAATTCCAGGCTGAAACAGGGATTAAAATCACTACTGCACCGCAGGAAAACTATGATTTAAAGGCCGAGCTGATAAAACGCAGCGGTAAAAAGCGCTTACCCGATGCCTTTATCGCACCTGCCGATTACACAACCATACAATCCATCAACCTGATCCCCCTGGACGATGATTGGCTGGTGCCAGAAATCTCCGCTGAGTCCCTGCAAACCGTTAGCCAAAACGGTAACATTGTGGCTGTGCCCATAATCTCAGGTAATCACCTGGTGATGTATTACAACCGCAGTGCCTTGGAAGCTCCCGCCAAGACCATGTCGGAATTATTGCAGCAACGTCAAACATTACCTGACAATATGCGCTTAATTAGCTGGTCATTTAATGGCATGTATTTTCTCATTCCCTTTTTAAGTAGCTTTGACGCTTTACCTATCCAAGGTGAGCGACTGCGTATGGGGACACCCATGATGGCCAAGGCGATTGAATACTATTGGCGGTTACCAGAACGCGGCTTAGCGCAGCCCACTTGTAGTCATGACTGTTACCCTCAGCAATTTAAAGAAGGCAAATTTGCTTACGTGATTGATGGAGTATGGAATTTTCAGCAATACCAGCAAGCTTTAAGAGATGACTTGGGTATCGCTCTACTGCCTGCGATCAATGGTCAACCCATGCGACCTTATTTTAGTGCTCATGTATTGGCAATCATCGCTAAACAATATTCCAAGGCGCAATTACAAGCGCTGCAACAATTTGCCAGATTCTTACAATCAGTAGACGCGCAGAAATTTATGTGGGATTCCGCCAGAGCTATTCCCTCTAACAATGAGGCTTTAAAGGGAATCGTTGCCTCTTCTGACGATAATACCCGGATGTTGATTAGACAACTGCAGAATGCCAATCCAATTCCTAACTCACCGCATATGTCGGTGGTTTGGGAAGCGATGTCTAAAGGATTTAACCGCTATGGTGCGCAATTAATGAGTGCAGAGGAATCTGCGCAACTCATGCAGCACCTGGCCGAACGAACCATAGCACACCAGCGATGA
- a CDS encoding ATP-binding protein: MNQPQLPSYHHTLLRYVAVFICIPVLVLFSFIYINLFNENLENAQTKITQHGGAITSEIRAKLSELRNQVYKVAGNRAVSEVPINILYSQNAQYTLEQLVETNTLVSSAFIQDDEGFVIEGWPIAALGMRSGALKTNTKAAMLSSRERAEAQLFWMLPEQYTTGPVTNNSPQKTQHNSHLLIYALPLFAETDSIITPYIATGTLNVVLDLEQLSRHQSHTEETDKHNLELVANGFVLFEKAALGLEDIMAQSFDTQLLVQHSTGQVPLEMTLQYDREKLTSDFWWQTSVQVAPLLLFIPIMVWGLYRFTRNFNQPVNQMVEMCRQLVSGNYNVAPQSANYREFDLLFRRLDTMAQTISEQIKSLESARSRAEQSERIKTQFLANMSHEIRTPMNGVLGMLQLMEAGQLTDEQKERLNIAKTSAQNLLQIINDILDISKIEANKITIEHIPCNVAQLVQVQTDNMQAQAEKQKNVLRALIKPPFHCDWLTDPTRLSQILTNLLSNALKFTKGGKVMVVLAQPEDNCFEITVKDTGIGIAQDKLATLFQPFQQADSSTTREYGGTGLGLSISKNLCELMGGDLKVFSEPGKGSTFVVTIAAEPIQGDSEHQDIQVSEAHETIVTSDNQLNKSKKVAVIAEDNEINQEVLKAMLQGFDLELHLASNGRDAVALVEFLNPDIVLMDVHMPHMDGVTATKTIRERGHTMPIIMQTANVMTEDVKHYLAMGANDIVAKPIVQKQLADALNKWL, translated from the coding sequence ATGAATCAACCGCAGCTGCCATCCTATCACCACACCTTGTTGCGCTATGTGGCAGTGTTTATCTGTATCCCGGTGCTGGTTTTGTTTAGCTTTATTTACATTAATTTGTTTAATGAGAACCTGGAGAACGCGCAAACCAAAATAACGCAACACGGTGGCGCAATAACTTCAGAGATCCGCGCTAAACTCTCAGAATTGCGCAATCAGGTATACAAAGTGGCTGGTAATCGCGCGGTATCAGAAGTCCCCATTAATATCCTCTATTCACAGAACGCGCAATATACCCTGGAGCAGCTGGTAGAAACTAATACACTGGTGAGTTCGGCATTTATTCAGGACGATGAGGGTTTTGTCATCGAAGGTTGGCCTATCGCTGCGTTAGGCATGCGCTCTGGCGCACTGAAAACCAATACCAAGGCAGCGATGCTAAGTTCCAGAGAACGCGCCGAAGCTCAGCTATTTTGGATGCTTCCCGAACAATACACTACCGGCCCGGTTACCAACAATAGCCCCCAGAAAACACAACATAATAGTCACCTGCTTATTTATGCACTACCTCTATTTGCTGAAACGGACTCCATCATCACCCCCTATATAGCTACCGGGACACTTAATGTGGTGCTGGATTTAGAGCAACTCAGTCGGCATCAGTCACACACAGAAGAGACGGATAAACACAATCTGGAGTTAGTGGCCAATGGTTTTGTTCTATTCGAAAAAGCAGCTTTAGGCCTCGAGGATATCATGGCGCAAAGCTTCGATACCCAATTACTGGTGCAGCATAGTACCGGGCAAGTCCCACTAGAAATGACCCTGCAATACGACCGCGAAAAGCTGACTTCTGATTTCTGGTGGCAAACTTCAGTTCAGGTTGCACCTCTCCTGCTATTTATTCCAATCATGGTGTGGGGCCTGTATCGCTTTACCCGAAACTTTAATCAACCCGTTAACCAGATGGTTGAGATGTGTCGTCAGCTGGTGTCGGGCAATTATAACGTCGCTCCGCAATCAGCTAATTACAGAGAGTTTGATCTGCTGTTTCGTCGTCTGGATACCATGGCACAGACCATCTCAGAGCAAATTAAATCATTGGAGTCTGCCAGAAGTCGTGCAGAGCAGTCTGAACGCATAAAAACCCAGTTTCTTGCCAACATGAGTCACGAGATAAGAACGCCCATGAATGGCGTGCTTGGCATGTTGCAGCTCATGGAAGCAGGACAACTCACGGATGAACAAAAAGAACGCCTGAATATTGCTAAAACTTCCGCGCAGAATTTACTACAAATCATCAATGACATATTGGATATTTCAAAAATTGAAGCCAACAAGATCACCATTGAACACATCCCTTGCAATGTTGCTCAATTAGTTCAAGTTCAAACCGATAACATGCAAGCTCAAGCGGAGAAGCAAAAGAATGTGCTAAGAGCATTAATTAAACCGCCATTTCACTGCGATTGGCTGACAGATCCTACGCGTTTAAGCCAAATATTGACTAATCTGCTATCCAATGCGTTGAAGTTTACCAAGGGTGGCAAAGTGATGGTGGTTCTAGCGCAACCAGAAGACAATTGCTTTGAGATAACCGTGAAAGACACTGGCATTGGCATCGCTCAGGACAAACTCGCCACGTTATTTCAACCATTTCAACAAGCCGACAGCTCTACCACTCGAGAATACGGTGGAACAGGGCTAGGTCTGAGTATTAGTAAAAACCTTTGTGAGCTAATGGGGGGCGACCTAAAGGTGTTTAGCGAACCGGGTAAAGGCTCAACATTTGTTGTCACCATTGCTGCAGAACCCATTCAAGGCGACAGTGAACATCAAGATATACAAGTCAGCGAAGCCCACGAGACGATAGTTACCAGTGACAATCAGCTCAACAAGTCAAAAAAAGTGGCTGTGATTGCTGAGGATAATGAAATCAATCAAGAAGTATTAAAGGCGATGTTGCAAGGCTTTGATTTGGAATTGCATCTTGCCAGCAACGGCCGAGATGCCGTCGCACTTGTGGAATTTTTGAATCCGGATATTGTATTGATGGATGTGCACATGCCTCACATGGATGGTGTAACCGCCACGAAAACCATTCGTGAGCGCGGACATACCATGCCGATTATTATGCAAACCGCCAATGTCATGACGGAAGATGTAAAACACTACCTTGCAATGGGGGCTAACGATATTGTGGCTAAGCCAATTGTACAAAAGCAGCTCGCTGACGCATTAAATAAATGGCTGTAA
- a CDS encoding FG-GAP-like repeat-containing protein, which yields MSIKYILVTIWICAVYSSSVWALQGEPDSLWRIIALKQNQWQENRSLLSTSSESDTQKKRGPLAASVTLDVELLTRITEGQLYKILTPEGEHTVRVSHKDESTASTTWTLTQDSAQTLPDGKLFISASGISAWLPTPNGLWKLHDNTLQKEMRWAADVSDTKKSPQASVLPLFMPRKNPVLAKELNSEDAAGPAVLKVLFVTSDELEENQISVEEYIEQLLVINNEILTASGINIELQAAAQITVPLEQYSADEILDNLAKSRADDSTYGTIEEELLQEVWQARLDSGADIVSVLVHELPSGLCGKSWLNGDPQQVFSYRFGFNVVAANTRFESGNTQLCSSDTLGHEIGHNLGLDHAAEQDGEGTVFSWGRGYGVDDGFSTVMAYSQAFGDAVAVPFFSSPDLTCLGTSPCGEAGESGADAVRALNNVARRVSLIHNEAVTLPVINAVEMLDDAIQECLLEDAVESQGWVSNEEVERLNCPGADVESLQGMESFPRLQFVSVNHTEDPSLAVFKNLREVIALDFRYSEVEDVTDIAHLSEQLVFLQFFVTNLSCQDQAVLESWQIEQLYLHGDCVELDNDQEDFDADGLSNLRDSDDDNDGIDDIADALPFDASNIGDIDADGVPDEQDAFPYDASEYEDSDNDTIGNNQDPDNDNDGILDELDCAPLDSTMSSGCTSIRSFVAYDYDGDGKADIGVRRSSNALQYIKNSSDDEIQRIELGRDPDDVSVSGDFDGDGIADVAVRRASNKIWYVRPSSGADLMRVNFGLQEEDIPVPADFDGDGITDFAVRRPSSQEWFIRQSSDDRVVRYNFGLQADDIPIPADYDGDGKADIAVRRNANKFWYILSSLSGDILRYQFGLQDEDIAVPADFDGDGITDLAVRRPSEFKWYILRSTDGKIVQVRFGLNRYDIPIVADYDGDGKADVAVRRPGNQMQYVLRSSDLEIDRIKFGLNSEDMPLAAPVSTRFNNQVEFDINGQEEEAAQIRVLSTAEAQSEKLIAP from the coding sequence ATGTCGATTAAATATATTCTTGTAACAATCTGGATTTGCGCAGTTTACAGTAGTAGTGTTTGGGCACTGCAAGGTGAACCGGATAGTCTGTGGCGAATCATTGCGCTTAAACAGAACCAGTGGCAAGAGAACCGTTCCCTTCTCTCAACGTCTTCTGAATCTGACACGCAGAAAAAACGCGGCCCATTAGCTGCTAGTGTCACTTTGGATGTTGAATTGTTAACCAGGATCACTGAGGGACAACTGTACAAGATTCTGACACCCGAGGGAGAGCATACAGTACGGGTTTCCCATAAGGACGAATCCACAGCCAGCACAACCTGGACGCTCACCCAAGACTCGGCGCAAACCTTACCCGACGGAAAACTCTTTATCTCCGCATCAGGAATTTCTGCATGGCTTCCTACGCCAAATGGCCTGTGGAAACTTCACGACAACACCTTACAAAAAGAAATGCGTTGGGCTGCTGACGTTTCTGATACTAAAAAAAGCCCGCAAGCTTCTGTCCTGCCATTATTTATGCCACGAAAAAATCCTGTTTTGGCAAAGGAGCTTAATAGCGAAGACGCTGCAGGCCCAGCAGTGTTAAAAGTGCTGTTCGTTACCAGCGATGAACTGGAAGAGAATCAAATTTCCGTTGAAGAGTATATTGAGCAATTACTGGTAATTAATAACGAAATATTAACGGCCAGTGGTATCAATATCGAATTACAAGCCGCCGCTCAAATTACTGTGCCTCTTGAGCAATACAGCGCTGATGAAATACTGGATAATCTAGCGAAAAGCAGGGCAGATGATAGTACTTATGGCACCATCGAAGAAGAACTGTTGCAAGAGGTCTGGCAAGCACGTCTGGACTCCGGCGCGGATATTGTCAGTGTTTTAGTCCATGAATTACCCTCCGGTTTATGCGGCAAAAGCTGGTTAAATGGCGATCCGCAACAGGTATTTAGCTATCGTTTTGGCTTCAATGTGGTCGCTGCCAATACTCGCTTTGAAAGCGGCAATACGCAATTGTGTAGCTCTGATACTTTAGGCCATGAAATTGGTCACAACCTTGGTCTGGATCACGCTGCCGAACAAGATGGCGAAGGTACGGTGTTCAGCTGGGGACGTGGCTATGGTGTTGATGACGGTTTTAGTACTGTTATGGCTTACTCACAGGCCTTCGGCGATGCGGTTGCGGTTCCATTTTTTTCCTCACCAGATTTGACCTGTCTCGGAACTTCTCCCTGTGGTGAAGCTGGAGAGTCGGGGGCTGATGCAGTCAGAGCCTTAAATAACGTCGCCAGACGTGTGTCGTTAATCCACAACGAAGCAGTTACCTTGCCTGTGATAAATGCAGTAGAGATGCTTGACGATGCTATTCAGGAGTGTCTCTTGGAGGACGCTGTTGAAAGTCAAGGATGGGTTAGTAATGAAGAGGTTGAACGGCTAAATTGTCCTGGGGCTGATGTTGAAAGTCTACAGGGCATGGAAAGCTTTCCGAGATTGCAATTTGTTTCTGTTAATCATACCGAGGATCCCTCGCTCGCAGTATTCAAAAATCTGCGCGAGGTTATTGCGCTGGATTTTCGTTATTCAGAAGTCGAGGATGTTACAGACATCGCCCACCTGAGCGAGCAACTGGTATTTTTACAGTTTTTCGTCACCAATTTAAGCTGTCAGGACCAAGCAGTGTTGGAGAGTTGGCAAATTGAACAACTGTATCTGCACGGAGACTGCGTTGAACTCGATAATGACCAAGAGGACTTCGACGCTGATGGACTGAGTAATTTGCGTGATAGCGACGATGATAATGACGGTATTGACGATATTGCTGATGCGCTGCCATTCGATGCTTCAAACATCGGTGATATTGATGCCGATGGCGTGCCTGATGAGCAAGATGCCTTTCCCTACGACGCCTCTGAATATGAGGATTCCGACAATGATACAATTGGTAATAATCAGGATCCGGATAATGATAATGATGGTATCTTAGATGAATTAGACTGTGCACCTTTGGATAGCACAATGTCCTCTGGTTGCACCAGTATTCGCAGCTTCGTGGCTTATGATTACGATGGTGACGGCAAGGCCGATATAGGCGTACGACGAAGCAGTAATGCGCTGCAGTATATTAAAAACTCTTCTGATGACGAAATACAGCGCATCGAGCTAGGGCGGGATCCTGACGATGTTTCTGTCAGCGGTGATTTTGATGGTGATGGTATCGCGGATGTGGCAGTCAGGCGTGCTTCTAACAAAATCTGGTACGTGCGTCCTTCATCAGGTGCAGATTTAATGCGTGTTAATTTTGGATTGCAGGAAGAGGATATCCCTGTGCCGGCGGATTTTGATGGCGACGGGATCACCGATTTTGCTGTTCGCAGACCGTCTTCGCAAGAGTGGTTTATCCGACAATCTTCCGATGACAGGGTGGTGCGTTACAATTTTGGCTTGCAGGCTGATGATATTCCAATTCCTGCAGACTACGATGGTGATGGCAAAGCAGATATTGCGGTGCGAAGAAATGCCAATAAATTTTGGTATATCTTGAGCAGTCTCTCTGGAGATATATTGCGTTATCAATTCGGGTTACAAGATGAAGATATCGCGGTTCCTGCCGACTTCGATGGTGATGGCATTACTGATCTGGCGGTAAGACGTCCCTCTGAGTTTAAGTGGTATATATTGCGTTCCACTGATGGAAAGATCGTGCAAGTTCGTTTTGGGCTTAATCGTTACGATATCCCCATCGTGGCAGACTATGATGGCGATGGTAAAGCCGATGTAGCAGTGCGTCGTCCCGGCAATCAAATGCAGTATGTTTTGCGCTCATCAGATCTGGAAATTGATAGAATCAAATTTGGTCTAAACAGCGAGGACATGCCGCTAGCTGCGCCAGTGAGTACCAGATTTAACAATCAAGTTGAATTTGATATTAATGGGCAGGAAGAAGAAGCGGCTCAAATACGCGTGCTTAGTACCGCTGAGGCTCAAAGTGAGAAGCTAATCGCACCCTGA
- a CDS encoding SDR family oxidoreductase, with protein sequence MNNRKNILITGASSGLGKGMAIEFAKQGCNLALCARRVERMEELKAELLKINPDIQVFLRPLDVNDHDAVFETFKAFKTDMGSLDRVIVNAGMGKGASIGTGYFYANKQTAETNFVAAIAQCEAAVEIFREQNSGHLVTISSISAVRGFRRAMTVYAATKAAITSLSEGIRLDLLNTPIKVSCVHPGFIRSEINEKVEKVPFIVDTETGCRAMVKAINKEKANSYVPSWPWAILQRIMRIAPDSVIRKMS encoded by the coding sequence ATGAACAATAGAAAAAACATCCTGATCACTGGCGCAAGTTCTGGCTTGGGCAAAGGCATGGCCATTGAATTTGCCAAACAGGGTTGCAATCTGGCGCTGTGTGCTCGCCGAGTGGAGCGCATGGAAGAGTTAAAAGCGGAACTCCTGAAAATTAATCCGGATATTCAGGTATTTTTGCGTCCGTTAGACGTCAATGATCACGATGCCGTATTTGAGACATTTAAAGCGTTTAAAACTGACATGGGCAGTCTGGATCGCGTTATCGTGAATGCTGGAATGGGCAAAGGCGCATCTATTGGCACGGGTTATTTCTACGCCAACAAACAAACGGCAGAAACCAACTTTGTGGCCGCAATTGCGCAATGTGAAGCGGCGGTAGAAATTTTCCGAGAGCAAAACAGCGGCCACCTGGTGACCATATCTTCTATCAGTGCGGTGCGCGGCTTCCGTCGTGCCATGACGGTTTATGCTGCGACTAAAGCGGCGATTACCTCCTTGTCAGAAGGTATTCGGCTGGATTTGCTCAATACACCCATCAAAGTGAGTTGCGTACATCCGGGTTTTATTCGCAGTGAAATCAACGAAAAGGTGGAGAAGGTGCCTTTTATCGTAGATACTGAAACGGGTTGCCGGGCCATGGTTAAAGCCATTAATAAAGAAAAAGCGAACAGTTATGTGCCTTCATGGCCTTGGGCGATTTTACAGCGCATTATGCGCATCGCCCCGGATAGCGTGATACGCAAAATGAGTTAA
- a CDS encoding histidine phosphatase family protein, whose amino-acid sequence MASIYLIRHGQASFGKEDYDALSPLGEQQAGVMGKALFGRLGKVDKIISGTMVRHKQTRDFALGGAEPSQPEHSSPEFVESADWNEYDHQAVLAALEPQLSTASGTRQFLAQADDPKKEFASLFAQAIARWQSELHNDDYPETWSQFKSRVKNALQTALAQCDNSQQLVVFTSGGPISAIAQRLLNLPDAQMLNLNWTLANCGITKVVKTPNRVILSTLNEHSHFETSALRHMITYK is encoded by the coding sequence ATGGCCAGTATTTATTTGATAAGACACGGCCAAGCCAGTTTCGGCAAAGAAGATTACGATGCCTTATCTCCCTTGGGGGAGCAGCAAGCGGGGGTGATGGGAAAAGCCCTGTTTGGCCGACTTGGCAAAGTGGATAAAATTATCAGTGGCACCATGGTAAGGCACAAGCAAACTCGGGACTTTGCGCTTGGTGGCGCGGAGCCTTCTCAACCTGAACACTCTTCACCTGAGTTTGTCGAATCTGCTGACTGGAACGAATATGATCATCAAGCGGTGCTTGCGGCACTGGAGCCGCAACTGTCCACAGCCAGTGGTACTCGTCAATTCCTTGCACAGGCTGATGATCCGAAAAAAGAATTTGCCAGCTTGTTTGCACAAGCGATTGCTCGCTGGCAAAGCGAGCTGCACAACGATGATTATCCCGAAACCTGGTCACAGTTTAAATCACGGGTTAAAAACGCACTGCAAACGGCGTTGGCACAGTGCGACAATAGTCAGCAGCTTGTGGTATTTACCTCTGGTGGGCCCATTTCGGCTATCGCACAGCGTCTGCTGAACTTACCTGATGCACAGATGCTCAACCTGAACTGGACGTTGGCCAATTGCGGCATTACCAAGGTGGTAAAAACCCCAAACCGGGTTATCCTGTCGACACTAAACGAGCACAGTCATTTCGAGACGTCTGCGCTGCGCCACATGATCACCTACAAATAA
- a CDS encoding phosphotransferase family protein, with product MTNSTTSTTASLLDRANKVRPGEELDIAKVDAWLKAHIDGLQGTPGVTQYSGGASNWTYCLSYDNRELILRRAPAGTKAKGAHDMGREYRLQKALKPVYHYVPEMLGYCEDEGVLGTDFYVMEKLTGIIPRKNLPRGLNIDAATTQTLCKNVLDCMIELHKVDYKAADLGHLGKGAGYTQRQIEGWSHRYKKAKTWNVPSGKFVMQWLQDNMPAKEHICITHNDFRFDNVVLDENDPTNILGVLDWELATLGDPLMDLGNTLAYWVQEDDDFLAQQTRRQPTHLAGMLSRDEVVSYYCQKMEIEIDDFTFYEVYGLFRLAGIVQQIYYRYHHKQTRNPAYKQFWIFVHYLMWRCKKAIKRQKR from the coding sequence ATGACAAATAGCACAACCTCAACGACGGCGTCTTTGTTGGATAGAGCCAATAAGGTGCGTCCTGGTGAAGAGTTAGACATCGCTAAAGTGGATGCCTGGCTTAAAGCTCACATCGATGGGTTGCAAGGTACGCCCGGTGTTACTCAGTATTCCGGTGGTGCATCCAATTGGACCTATTGTTTGAGTTATGACAATCGCGAACTTATTTTGCGCCGTGCACCGGCGGGCACTAAGGCCAAAGGTGCTCATGACATGGGGCGTGAATATCGCCTGCAAAAAGCGTTAAAGCCCGTTTATCACTATGTGCCCGAGATGCTGGGCTATTGCGAAGATGAAGGAGTGCTCGGTACTGATTTTTACGTCATGGAAAAACTCACCGGTATTATCCCTCGCAAGAATCTGCCGCGCGGCCTGAATATTGACGCAGCCACCACACAAACTCTGTGCAAGAACGTTCTGGACTGTATGATTGAATTGCACAAAGTGGACTACAAAGCAGCGGACCTGGGGCATTTAGGCAAAGGAGCAGGATACACGCAACGACAAATCGAAGGTTGGAGCCATCGCTACAAGAAGGCAAAAACCTGGAATGTGCCTTCGGGGAAATTCGTTATGCAGTGGCTACAGGACAACATGCCTGCAAAAGAGCACATCTGTATTACCCACAATGACTTTCGTTTTGACAATGTAGTGTTAGACGAAAACGATCCCACCAACATTTTAGGCGTGCTTGATTGGGAGCTAGCTACCTTGGGCGACCCTCTGATGGATTTAGGCAATACGCTGGCATATTGGGTGCAGGAAGATGATGACTTTCTGGCTCAGCAAACTCGCCGTCAGCCCACACATTTAGCTGGCATGCTTAGCCGAGATGAAGTGGTGAGCTATTACTGCCAGAAAATGGAAATCGAAATCGACGATTTCACCTTTTACGAGGTGTACGGCTTGTTTCGACTGGCGGGCATCGTTCAGCAAATCTATTATCGCTATCACCATAAACAAACCCGCAATCCGGCCTATAAACAATTCTGGATATTCGTACATTATCTAATGTGGCGCTGTAAAAAAGCAATCAAACGGCAGAAGCGCTAA